A region from the Vicia villosa cultivar HV-30 ecotype Madison, WI linkage group LG3, Vvil1.0, whole genome shotgun sequence genome encodes:
- the LOC131659891 gene encoding uncharacterized protein LOC131659891: protein MAESEPVKTKNALRDRKWILAMKKDLESIEKNNTWELVNVSKGKKSIDDLLITASNEKSICKFKSELIKEFDKDIYALKIFKKCDIGHCNAAITPPEPRLQLSKNEDEHNIHGETKGVSLENSQKNPKIRQRVYWLQNSLSRKKKPVVALSFCKVGCIAALLCVCQVMWLMNLLKELGRNEGEAVTLLVDNVSAINLGKNPIAHRRSKHIERRFHYLRELVSEGKLRLGYCISEDQVVDLLTK, encoded by the exons ATGGCTGAATCTGAGCCCGTTAAGACGAAAAATGCCTTAAGAGATCGAAAGTGGATTTTAGCTATGAAGAAGGATCTGGAATCAATTGAGAAAAATAATACTTGGGAGTTAGTTAATGTTTCGAAAGGAAAGAAGTCGATTG ATGATTTGTTGATCACTGCCAGCAACGAGAAGAGTATTTGTAAGTTCAAAAGTGAGCTTATTAAAGAATTCGATAAGGATATATATGCTCTTAAGATATTTAAGAAGTGTGATATAGGGCATTGCAATGCTGCCATTACACCACCTGAACCAAGATTACAGTTGTCCAAGAATGAAGACGAGCATAAT attcatggagagaccaaagGTGTCTCACTTGAGAACAGCCAAAAGAATCCTAAGATACGTCAAAGGGTTTATTGGTTGCAGAATTCCCTTTCCCGCAAG aagAAACCAGTAGTTGCACTCTCGTTTTGTAAGGTCGGGTGCATTGCTGCTTTGTTATGTGTGTGCCAAGTCATGTGGCTAATGAATCTATTGAAAGAGTTAGGCAGGAATGAGGGTGAGGCTGTCACACTCTTGGTTGATAATGTTTCAGCTATTAATCTTGGTAAAAACCCAATTGCACACAGGaggagcaagcatattgagaggAGGTTTCACTATTTGAGGGAACTTGTTAGTGAAGGCAAGTTAAGATTGGGATATTGTATAAGTGAGGACCAAGTTGTTGATTTGTTGACTAAATGA
- the LOC131593484 gene encoding uncharacterized protein LOC131593484, which yields MVISSSNPQYKEIVIRRRIGSIFNKREDDFTTFKEYNDYLEEVEDMTVNLIDGIHVAAIEAHIAKYQEENSEQIMINRARKAEELAAAMAAIKAQPAEIDNDDASQNSQAGIGTVPQGQYAPTVAGGQPRPTGMMGPQPLPLGGSDTGYIVETEETLRRRARAGGWSKEICRKRAFEEAFGSIWVS from the exons ATGGTGATCTCTAGTTCCAATCCACAATATAAGGAGATAGTCATCAGGAGGAGGATTGGTAGCAT ATTCAATAAACGGGAAGATGATTTTACAACTTTCAAGGAGTACAATGATTACTTGGAGGAAGTTGAAGACATGA CGGTTAATTTGATTGATGGAATACATGTTGCCGCCATTGAAGCACATATTGCTAAATACCAAGAAGAAAATTCAGAACAAATAATGATTAATCGAGCCCGAAAG GCCGAAGAATTAGCTGCAGCTATGGCAGCAATCAAGGCACAGCCTGCCGAAATTGATAATGAT GATGCAAGCCAAAATTCGCAAGCCGGGATTGGTACTGTTCCTCAGGGGCAATATGCACCTACAGTTGCAGGAGGACAGCCTAGACCAACGGGCATGATGGGACCACAACCTTTACCTCTTGGAGGAAGTGACACTGGCTACATAGTTGAGACCGAGGAAACACTTAGGCGGCGAGCAAGGGCTGGAGGGTGGAGTAAAGAAATATGCAGGAAGAGAGCTTTTGAAGAAGCTTTTGGAAGCATTTGGGTTTCATAG